The Mycolicibacterium mageritense genome contains a region encoding:
- a CDS encoding FadR/GntR family transcriptional regulator — translation MTLQVGDAHPALSAPAVAGITRLSAADTVRARLELAMELELMAAGEKLPAEPDIAEALDVSVATVRRALQSMADEGLVVRRRGRAGGTFVARSGTGVTPGADRPSATFRADAAEVHRLIDLRALSEDALSAAAAHAATDEELDGLAAIVAEAAATTDWTSYHNADQRFHESVAAASHLDWAMSTYCDVLHGLYRYFIPYPISYLHNVNLEHAQLVEALRRRDSRAASEIARNHVLTLHKTMYVGLPQPANDAG, via the coding sequence ATGACGTTGCAGGTCGGTGACGCGCATCCGGCATTGAGCGCACCCGCGGTCGCCGGCATCACGCGCCTCAGCGCCGCCGACACCGTGCGAGCCCGCCTCGAATTGGCCATGGAGTTGGAGCTCATGGCCGCCGGCGAGAAACTGCCCGCCGAGCCCGACATCGCCGAGGCCCTCGACGTCAGCGTCGCCACGGTCCGTCGGGCCCTGCAGTCGATGGCCGACGAGGGCCTCGTGGTCCGGCGGCGCGGGCGGGCCGGCGGCACGTTCGTCGCGCGCAGCGGGACGGGGGTGACGCCGGGGGCCGACCGTCCGTCCGCGACCTTCCGCGCCGACGCCGCCGAGGTGCACCGGCTGATCGACCTGCGCGCGCTGTCAGAAGATGCGCTCAGCGCCGCCGCAGCACACGCCGCCACCGACGAGGAACTCGACGGGCTCGCGGCGATCGTCGCGGAGGCGGCCGCGACCACCGACTGGACCAGCTACCACAACGCCGATCAGCGGTTTCATGAATCAGTGGCGGCGGCAAGCCATCTCGACTGGGCGATGAGCACGTACTGCGACGTCCTGCACGGGTTGTACCGGTATTTCATCCCGTACCCCATCAGCTATCTGCACAACGTGAACCTCGAGCACGCGCAATTGGTGGAGGCGCTGCGGCGGCGCGACAGCAGAGCGGCCTCCGAGATCGCGCGCAACCATGTGCTCACGCTGCACAAGACGATGTACGTGGGGCTGCCGCAGCCCGCGAATGACGCGGGTTAA
- a CDS encoding sulfite exporter TauE/SafE family protein has protein sequence MRSLLIFTLVGVGAQLVDGALGMAFGVTASTLLVLSGVASAQASAAVHLAEVGTTLASAVSHWRFKNIDWPMVAKLGIPGAAGAFVGATVLSSLSTESAAPLMAAILMGIGCYVLLRFSLGTPLSLGEHGTSHSAKFLAPLGLFGGFIDASGGGGWGPVTTSTLLSQGKTAPRTVIGSVSASEFLVSVSASLGFLVGLRQEFLDNWPVVLGLMVGGVIAAPVAAWLVSRVNPALLGTAVGGVILLTNSQKLVHFFGVHWPWSTGIYSVIVVAWAALVFHAWRISRAPREVADSAVDVVAEPQRQS, from the coding sequence ATGCGTTCGCTACTGATCTTCACGCTCGTCGGCGTCGGAGCCCAACTGGTCGACGGCGCACTCGGGATGGCTTTCGGGGTGACCGCCTCGACTCTGCTCGTGCTCAGCGGGGTGGCCTCGGCGCAGGCCAGTGCGGCGGTGCACCTGGCCGAGGTGGGGACGACGCTCGCGTCGGCGGTGTCGCACTGGCGGTTCAAGAACATCGACTGGCCGATGGTCGCCAAACTCGGGATCCCGGGCGCGGCAGGCGCATTCGTGGGTGCCACGGTGTTGTCCTCGCTGTCGACCGAGTCTGCGGCACCGCTCATGGCGGCGATCCTGATGGGCATCGGATGCTATGTCCTGCTTCGGTTCTCGCTCGGAACGCCGCTGAGCCTGGGCGAGCACGGCACCAGCCACAGCGCGAAGTTCCTGGCCCCGCTGGGCCTGTTCGGCGGTTTCATCGATGCATCGGGTGGCGGCGGCTGGGGGCCCGTGACCACCAGCACCCTGCTGTCTCAGGGAAAGACGGCGCCGCGCACCGTGATCGGCTCGGTGAGCGCCTCGGAGTTCCTGGTTTCGGTTTCGGCGTCGCTCGGCTTCCTGGTCGGGCTGCGCCAGGAATTCCTGGACAACTGGCCCGTTGTGCTCGGTCTCATGGTCGGCGGGGTGATCGCCGCGCCCGTTGCCGCATGGCTGGTCAGCCGGGTCAACCCGGCTCTGCTCGGGACCGCTGTCGGCGGTGTCATCCTGCTGACCAACAGCCAGAAACTGGTGCACTTCTTCGGCGTGCACTGGCCGTGGTCGACAGGTATCTACTCGGTGATCGTGGTGGCGTGGGCCGCCCTGGTGTTCCACGCCTGGCGGATCTCCCGGGCGCCGCGCGAAGTCGCCGATTCCGCGGTCGACGTCGTGGCCGAACCCCAGCGGCAGAGTTAA
- a CDS encoding sulfite exporter TauE/SafE family protein — translation MILIALAGVGAGAINAVVGSGTLITFPTLVALGYPPVTATMSNAVGLVAGGVSGTWGYRRELRGQWDRLRWQIPGSLIGAGLGSWLLLHLPEKVFVAVVPVLLILALILVVIGPRIQAWARRRAEESGKSADHVSSRRMAVLVLGTFAVGVYGGYFTAAQGILLVAVMGALLPESMQRMNAAKNLLSLLVNIVAAVAYTIVAFDRISWLAAGLIAVGSLIGGFLGAHYGRRLSPNALRGVIVVVGLIGLYRLLTV, via the coding sequence ATGATCTTGATCGCATTGGCCGGCGTCGGAGCGGGAGCGATCAACGCGGTAGTCGGCTCGGGCACACTGATCACGTTTCCCACCCTCGTGGCCCTGGGTTATCCACCCGTGACGGCGACGATGTCCAACGCCGTCGGACTGGTCGCGGGTGGGGTGTCGGGCACCTGGGGTTACCGCCGCGAGCTGCGCGGCCAGTGGGATCGGCTGCGCTGGCAGATCCCCGGCTCGCTGATCGGGGCCGGGCTGGGGTCGTGGCTGCTGCTGCACCTGCCGGAAAAGGTGTTCGTCGCCGTCGTGCCGGTCCTGCTGATCCTGGCGCTGATCCTGGTGGTGATCGGTCCGCGGATCCAGGCGTGGGCTCGCCGACGCGCCGAAGAATCCGGCAAGTCGGCAGATCACGTGAGCTCGCGCCGGATGGCGGTGTTGGTGCTCGGCACGTTCGCGGTCGGTGTCTACGGCGGCTACTTCACCGCTGCGCAGGGCATCCTGCTGGTCGCGGTGATGGGTGCGCTGCTGCCGGAGTCGATGCAGCGCATGAACGCCGCCAAGAATCTGCTGTCGCTGCTGGTCAACATCGTTGCCGCGGTCGCCTACACCATCGTCGCGTTCGACCGGATCAGCTGGCTCGCGGCAGGCCTGATCGCGGTCGGATCCCTGATCGGCGGATTCCTGGGCGCGCACTACGGCAGGCGGCTGTCGCCGAACGCACTGCGCGGCGTGATCGTGGTGGTCGGATTAATCGGGCTGTACCGGTTGTTGACCGTGTGA
- the der gene encoding ribosome biogenesis GTPase Der — translation MSTTESDGTWSDESDWEIGEAVAEAIEEVTSPPPVLAVVGRPNVGKSTLVNRILGRREAVVQDVPGVTRDRVSYDANWLGRRFIVQDTGGWEPDAKGLQQLVADQATVAMRSADAIILVVDAVVGATSADEAAARLLRKSGKPVFLAANKVDTERGEADAAALWSLGVGEPHPISAMHGRGVADLLDQVIAKLPEVSEVAGAGGGGPRRVALVGKPNVGKSSLLNRLAGDERSVVHDVAGTTVDPVDSLIELGGKTWRFVDTAGLRRKVGQASGHEFYASVRTHGAIDAAEVVMVLIDASQPLTEQDQRVLSMVIEAGRALVLVFNKWDLVDEDRRYVLGREIDLELAQVQWAPRVNISAKTGRAVQKLVPALETALTSWDTRIPTGRLNTFLKEVVAATPPPVRGGKQPRILFATQAASRPPTFVLFTTGFLEAGYRRFLERRLRETFGFEGSPIRINVRVREKRSAKR, via the coding sequence ATGAGCACAACCGAATCCGACGGCACCTGGTCCGACGAGAGCGACTGGGAGATCGGCGAAGCCGTCGCGGAGGCCATCGAGGAGGTCACGTCCCCGCCGCCGGTGCTCGCCGTGGTCGGCCGGCCCAACGTCGGCAAGTCGACGTTGGTCAACCGCATCCTCGGGCGCCGCGAGGCCGTCGTGCAGGACGTGCCCGGTGTCACCCGGGACCGGGTGTCCTATGACGCCAACTGGCTGGGGCGCCGCTTCATCGTGCAGGACACCGGTGGGTGGGAGCCCGACGCCAAGGGACTGCAACAACTCGTCGCCGATCAGGCGACCGTGGCGATGCGGAGCGCCGACGCCATCATCCTGGTGGTCGACGCCGTTGTCGGCGCCACGTCGGCCGACGAGGCTGCCGCGCGGCTCCTGCGCAAGTCGGGCAAGCCGGTCTTCCTGGCCGCCAACAAGGTTGACACCGAACGTGGTGAGGCCGACGCCGCGGCACTGTGGTCGCTCGGCGTCGGGGAGCCACACCCCATCAGCGCCATGCACGGCCGCGGTGTCGCCGATCTGCTGGACCAGGTGATCGCGAAACTGCCCGAGGTGTCAGAGGTGGCCGGGGCAGGCGGCGGGGGACCGCGCCGCGTCGCGCTGGTCGGCAAACCCAACGTGGGCAAGAGCTCGCTGCTCAACCGGTTGGCCGGCGACGAGCGGTCGGTGGTGCATGACGTGGCGGGAACCACCGTGGACCCCGTCGACTCTTTGATCGAACTGGGCGGCAAGACTTGGCGTTTCGTCGACACCGCGGGTCTGCGCCGGAAGGTCGGGCAGGCCAGCGGGCACGAGTTCTACGCCTCGGTGCGCACGCACGGCGCGATCGACGCCGCCGAAGTGGTGATGGTGCTGATCGATGCGTCCCAGCCGCTGACCGAGCAGGACCAGCGGGTGCTGTCGATGGTGATCGAGGCAGGCCGCGCACTGGTGCTGGTGTTCAACAAATGGGATTTGGTCGACGAGGACCGCCGCTACGTGCTGGGGCGCGAGATCGACCTGGAGCTGGCCCAGGTGCAGTGGGCGCCGCGGGTCAACATCTCGGCCAAGACCGGCCGTGCGGTGCAGAAGCTGGTGCCCGCGCTGGAAACCGCGCTGACGTCGTGGGACACCCGGATCCCGACCGGCAGGCTCAACACGTTCCTCAAAGAGGTCGTGGCCGCGACACCACCGCCGGTGCGCGGTGGCAAGCAACCCCGGATCCTGTTCGCGACCCAGGCCGCGTCGCGGCCGCCGACCTTCGTGTTGTTCACCACCGGGTTCCTGGAGGCCGGCTACCGGCGGTTCCTGGAGCGGCGGCTGCGGGAGACGTTCGGCTTCGAAGGCAGCCCGATCCGGATCAACGTGCGGGTGCGGGAGAAGCGCTCCGCCAAGCGGTAG
- the cmk gene encoding (d)CMP kinase, translating to MSGSLVVAVDGPAGTGKSSVSRGLARALGARYLDTGAMYRIVTLAVLRANADLSDPDAIDRVAADAEVGVGSDPDVDRAYLGGEDVSAEIRGDEVTRAVSAVSAVPAVRERLVELQRTLAAEGGRVVVEGRDIGTVVLRDADVKIFLTASAEERARRRNAQNIASGLPDDYPAVLADVQRRDHLDSTRAVSPLRAADDALVVDTSDMAETQVVTHLLELVTTHAGARR from the coding sequence GTGAGCGGATCTCTTGTAGTAGCGGTGGACGGCCCGGCCGGCACCGGAAAGTCTTCGGTGTCGAGGGGTTTGGCGCGTGCGCTGGGTGCGCGCTACCTCGACACCGGCGCGATGTACCGCATCGTGACGCTCGCGGTGCTGCGCGCGAATGCCGACCTGTCCGATCCTGATGCGATCGACCGGGTGGCCGCCGATGCCGAGGTCGGGGTGGGATCGGATCCCGACGTGGACCGCGCCTACCTTGGCGGCGAAGACGTTTCAGCCGAGATCCGCGGAGACGAGGTGACCCGCGCGGTGTCGGCGGTCTCGGCCGTGCCCGCGGTGCGGGAACGGCTGGTCGAGTTGCAGCGCACCCTGGCCGCCGAGGGCGGTCGCGTCGTCGTTGAGGGACGCGACATCGGCACCGTGGTGCTGCGCGACGCCGACGTGAAGATCTTCCTCACCGCGTCCGCCGAGGAGCGGGCCCGGCGCCGCAACGCGCAGAACATCGCGAGCGGGCTGCCCGACGACTACCCGGCCGTGCTGGCCGACGTACAGCGCCGCGACCATCTCGACTCGACCCGCGCGGTGTCGCCGCTGCGCGCGGCCGACGACGCCCTGGTGGTCGACACCAGCGACATGGCCGAAACCCAAGTGGTGACACACCTTTTGGAATTGGTCACCACACACGCCGGGGCCCGCCGATGA
- a CDS encoding pseudouridine synthase: MVDQGVRLQKVLSQAGIASRRVAERMILDGRVEVDGKIVTELGTRVDPDVSQIRVDGARIVLDDTLVYLAINKPRGMHSTMSDDRGRPCVGDLVEHRVRGNKKLFHVGRLDADTEGLLLLTNDGELAHRLMHPSYEVPKTYVATVIGTVPRGLGKKLRAGIELDDGPAHVDDFAVVDTVPGKTLVRVTLHEGRNRIVRRMLAAVDFPVQELVRTDIGTVSLGDQRPGSIRVLSRKEVGELYQAVGL, encoded by the coding sequence ATGGTTGACCAAGGTGTGCGGCTGCAGAAAGTGTTGTCGCAAGCGGGAATTGCGTCCCGGCGGGTCGCCGAGCGGATGATCCTCGACGGCCGGGTGGAGGTCGACGGCAAGATCGTCACCGAACTCGGCACACGCGTGGATCCCGATGTCTCGCAGATCCGGGTTGACGGCGCGCGCATCGTGCTCGACGACACCCTGGTGTATCTGGCGATCAACAAGCCGCGCGGGATGCACTCCACGATGTCCGACGACCGGGGCCGCCCATGTGTGGGCGATCTGGTCGAGCACCGGGTCCGCGGCAACAAGAAGCTGTTTCACGTCGGACGGCTCGACGCCGACACCGAGGGGTTGCTGCTGTTGACCAACGACGGTGAGTTGGCACACCGGCTCATGCACCCGTCCTACGAGGTGCCCAAAACGTATGTGGCGACGGTGATCGGAACCGTTCCGCGCGGGTTGGGCAAGAAACTGCGTGCCGGAATCGAATTGGACGACGGGCCCGCGCACGTGGACGATTTCGCGGTGGTGGACACGGTGCCGGGCAAGACGCTGGTGCGGGTCACGCTGCACGAGGGCCGCAACCGTATCGTGCGGCGCATGCTCGCCGCGGTGGATTTCCCGGTGCAGGAGCTGGTGCGCACCGATATCGGCACGGTGTCGCTGGGTGATCAGCGGCCCGGCAGCATCCGAGTGCTCAGCCGCAAAGAAGTCGGCGAGCTGTATCAGGCGGTGGGGTTGTGA
- the scpB gene encoding SMC-Scp complex subunit ScpB, with the protein MTDENRDEVDLGADLDVDVATVPELDDDELGAVLEALLLVVDTPVTVDALASATEQPAYRIIAKLRLMADELAARDSGIDLREAGGGWRMYTRARYAPYVERLLLDGARSKLTRAALETLAVVAYRQPVTRARVSAVRGVNVDAVMRTLLARGLITEAGTDPDSGAAAFATTELFLERLGLSSLTDLPDIAPLLPDVDVIDDLSESLGDEPRFAKLNGGTPSAQAQASFDVDKD; encoded by the coding sequence ATGACTGACGAGAATCGCGACGAGGTCGACCTGGGCGCGGACCTGGACGTGGACGTCGCGACCGTTCCTGAGCTCGACGACGATGAACTGGGCGCGGTGCTCGAGGCGTTGTTGCTGGTGGTCGACACCCCGGTGACGGTCGACGCGCTGGCCAGCGCCACCGAACAACCGGCCTACCGCATCATCGCCAAGTTGCGGCTGATGGCCGACGAACTGGCTGCCCGGGACAGCGGGATCGACCTGCGGGAAGCCGGCGGTGGCTGGCGCATGTACACGCGTGCCCGGTACGCGCCGTATGTGGAGCGGCTGCTGCTCGACGGGGCCCGCTCGAAGCTGACGCGCGCGGCCCTGGAGACGCTCGCCGTGGTGGCCTACCGCCAGCCGGTGACCCGCGCGCGGGTCAGCGCGGTACGCGGGGTGAACGTCGACGCGGTGATGCGCACGCTGCTGGCACGTGGGTTGATCACCGAGGCAGGCACCGATCCCGACAGCGGTGCGGCAGCATTCGCGACCACCGAGCTGTTCCTGGAGCGGCTGGGGTTGTCGTCGCTGACCGATCTGCCAGACATCGCACCGCTGCTGCCCGACGTCGACGTGATCGACGACCTCAGCGAATCCCTCGGCGACGAACCGCGTTTCGCGAAACTCAACGGAGGGACACCCAGCGCGCAAGCCCAGGCGTCCTTCGATGTGGACAAGGACTGA
- a CDS encoding segregation/condensation protein A: MPAVSEEVTDGGQQNRFQVRLNNFEGPFDLLLQLIFAHRLDVTEVALHQVTDDFIAYTKQIGAQLELDETTAFLVIAATLLDLKAARLLPAGEVHDEEDLALLEVRDLLFARLLQYRAIKHVAEMFAELEAAALRSYPRAVSLEDRYSDLLPEVMLGVDAVKFSEIAAAAFTPRPVPTVGIDHIHAPKVSVPEQAQRLLDLLERRGIGEWASFTELVADCSSGIEIVGRFLALLELFRARAVTFEQSEPLGVLQVSWTGDRPTSEHLATADAEE, encoded by the coding sequence GTGCCCGCCGTATCGGAGGAGGTCACCGATGGTGGCCAGCAGAACCGCTTCCAAGTCCGGCTGAACAACTTCGAAGGCCCGTTCGACCTGCTGTTGCAGCTGATCTTCGCGCACCGGCTCGACGTGACGGAGGTTGCGTTGCACCAGGTGACCGACGATTTCATCGCCTACACCAAACAGATCGGCGCGCAGCTCGAACTCGACGAGACCACGGCGTTCCTGGTGATCGCGGCCACGCTGCTGGACCTCAAGGCCGCGCGCCTGCTGCCCGCAGGCGAGGTGCACGACGAGGAGGATCTGGCGCTGCTGGAGGTCCGCGACCTGTTGTTCGCGCGGTTGCTGCAGTACCGCGCCATCAAACACGTCGCCGAGATGTTCGCCGAACTCGAAGCGGCCGCGCTCCGCAGCTACCCGCGGGCGGTGTCGCTGGAGGACCGCTATTCCGATTTGCTGCCCGAGGTGATGCTCGGGGTGGATGCCGTGAAGTTCTCCGAGATCGCCGCGGCGGCCTTCACGCCGCGCCCCGTGCCGACCGTCGGCATCGACCACATCCATGCCCCCAAGGTGTCGGTGCCCGAACAGGCTCAGCGGCTGCTGGATCTGCTCGAACGGCGCGGTATCGGGGAATGGGCGAGCTTCACCGAACTGGTGGCGGACTGCTCGTCCGGAATCGAGATCGTCGGACGCTTCCTGGCGCTGTTGGAGCTGTTCCGGGCCAGGGCGGTAACATTCGAGCAATCAGAACCGCTTGGTGTGCTCCAGGTTTCGTGGACCGGGGATCGGCCGACCAGCGAACACCTGGCCACCGCCGACGCGGAAGAATAG
- a CDS encoding ParA family protein, translating into MTHDGGHLWHEPDAQPELGLTGRPPRSIPEPPPRTSHGPAKVIAMCNQKGGVGKTTSTINLGASLAEYGRRVLLVDLDPQGALSAGLGVPHYELDNTVHNLLVEPRVSIDQVLIKTRVSGLDLVPSNIDLSAAEIQLVNEVGREQSLARALYPVLDRYDYVLIDCQPSLGLLTVNGLACADGVIIPTECEYFSLRGLALLTDTVDKVHDRLNPKLSISGILVTRYDPRTVNAREVMARVVERFGDLVFDTVITRTVRFPETSVAGEPITTWAPKSGGAVAYRSLAREVIYRFGA; encoded by the coding sequence ATGACCCATGACGGCGGACACCTCTGGCACGAGCCCGACGCGCAGCCCGAACTCGGCCTGACCGGTCGGCCACCACGATCCATCCCCGAACCGCCACCCCGGACCAGCCACGGCCCGGCCAAGGTGATCGCGATGTGCAACCAGAAGGGCGGGGTCGGCAAGACCACGTCGACCATCAATCTCGGCGCGAGCCTCGCCGAGTACGGCCGTCGCGTGCTGCTGGTGGACCTCGACCCGCAGGGCGCGCTGTCGGCGGGCCTCGGGGTGCCGCACTACGAACTCGACAACACCGTGCACAACCTGCTGGTCGAGCCCCGGGTGTCGATCGACCAGGTGCTGATCAAGACCCGGGTCAGCGGCCTTGACCTGGTGCCGAGCAACATCGACCTGTCGGCCGCCGAGATCCAGCTGGTCAACGAGGTGGGCCGCGAGCAGTCGCTGGCCCGGGCGTTGTATCCCGTGCTGGACCGCTACGACTACGTGCTGATCGACTGCCAGCCGTCGCTCGGGCTGCTCACCGTCAACGGCCTGGCGTGCGCGGACGGGGTCATCATCCCCACCGAGTGCGAGTACTTCTCGCTGCGCGGCCTGGCGCTGCTCACCGACACCGTCGACAAGGTGCACGATCGGCTCAACCCGAAGCTGTCCATCAGCGGCATCCTGGTCACGCGCTACGACCCGCGCACCGTCAACGCCCGTGAGGTGATGGCCCGCGTCGTCGAGCGCTTCGGTGACCTGGTGTTCGACACCGTCATCACCCGTACCGTCCGGTTCCCGGAGACCAGCGTCGCCGGTGAGCCGATCACCACGTGGGCACCCAAATCCGGCGGTGCCGTGGCCTACCGTTCGTTGGCGCGGGAAGTCATCTACCGGTTCGGCGCGTGA
- a CDS encoding MMPL family transporter, with protein sequence MRWLTALAMAAPRRVITVALMVMVGCAVFGIPVAKHLSGGGFRDPGSESALASKMLTDKFGRPDDQFLITVSSPQGIQAGAARAVATDIVGQLEQSPYVANVESAWNVAPSAANELTSTDGRTGLIVAGLHGGETESPNYAAELTRRLVHDRDGVVVRAGGAATVNAQINEQTESDLLLMESFAMPLSFVVLVWVFGGVFAAALPMAVGAMAIFGAMAVLRAISMVTDVSIFALNLAVAMGLALAIDYTLLILRRYHDELDQDRPRDEALMRTMAAAGRTVCFSAVIVGLAMLPMALFPMFFLKSFAYAGVAVVAFAAGAALVVTPAAIALLGDSLDSFDVRRLVRRVLRRPAPARKPIEHAFWYRSTKAVMRYAIPVGLAVIALLLLLGAPFLGVRWGFPDDRVLPTTASAHQVGDELRTGFPTDSVTNITLVLPDVANVTPAELADYSARLSEVPDVPWVSSPAGTFVAGKQTGPPSAPTAIKEGSAFFTVSSTAPLFTDASRTQLERIHAVPAPHGTTVWLTGTAQINTDIVDAVLAVFPRVLTIICVTTFVLLFLMTGSVVLPLKTLVLNVLSLSAAFGALVWIFQDGHLGALGTTATGTLAVTLPVLFGCIAFGLSMDYEVFLLTRIREYWLGSEETTPRVRNDEAVALGLAHTGRVITAAALIMSISFAALIAAQVSFMRMFGVGLTIAVLVDATLVRLVLVPAFMHVMGQANWWAPKPLARLHSRFGITEAPHDEPALGRHRMPDAPKPATSVGA encoded by the coding sequence ATGAGGTGGCTCACCGCGCTGGCGATGGCAGCGCCTCGCCGGGTCATCACGGTTGCGCTGATGGTGATGGTCGGCTGCGCGGTGTTCGGGATCCCGGTGGCAAAGCACTTGTCGGGCGGCGGCTTTCGCGATCCCGGTTCGGAATCGGCCCTGGCGTCGAAGATGCTCACCGACAAGTTCGGCAGGCCCGACGATCAGTTCCTGATCACGGTCAGCTCGCCGCAGGGCATCCAGGCCGGCGCGGCCCGCGCTGTGGCGACCGACATCGTCGGTCAGCTCGAGCAGTCCCCGTATGTCGCGAACGTCGAATCCGCCTGGAACGTCGCCCCTTCGGCGGCCAACGAGCTCACCAGCACCGACGGCCGCACGGGCCTGATCGTGGCAGGCTTGCACGGCGGCGAGACCGAGTCGCCGAACTATGCGGCCGAGTTGACCCGCCGTCTCGTACACGACCGCGACGGCGTGGTGGTGCGGGCCGGCGGCGCGGCGACGGTCAACGCGCAGATCAACGAGCAGACCGAGAGCGATCTCCTGCTGATGGAATCGTTCGCGATGCCACTGAGTTTCGTGGTGCTGGTCTGGGTGTTCGGAGGCGTGTTCGCCGCGGCGCTGCCCATGGCGGTCGGGGCCATGGCGATCTTCGGGGCCATGGCCGTGCTGCGCGCGATCTCGATGGTGACCGACGTGTCGATCTTCGCGCTCAACCTGGCCGTCGCGATGGGGCTCGCGCTGGCCATCGACTACACGCTGCTGATCCTGCGCCGATACCACGACGAGTTGGACCAGGACCGTCCACGCGACGAGGCGCTGATGCGCACGATGGCCGCCGCGGGGCGCACGGTGTGTTTCTCGGCCGTGATCGTGGGCCTCGCGATGCTGCCGATGGCGTTGTTCCCGATGTTCTTCCTGAAGTCGTTCGCCTACGCCGGTGTCGCGGTCGTCGCATTCGCGGCGGGCGCCGCACTCGTCGTCACCCCCGCTGCCATCGCGCTGCTCGGCGACTCTCTCGATTCGTTCGATGTGCGTCGGTTGGTGCGGCGGGTGTTGCGCCGGCCCGCACCGGCTCGGAAACCCATCGAGCACGCGTTCTGGTACCGCAGCACCAAAGCGGTGATGCGGTATGCGATCCCGGTCGGGTTGGCGGTGATCGCGCTGCTGCTTCTGCTCGGAGCGCCGTTCCTCGGCGTGCGGTGGGGTTTCCCGGATGACCGGGTACTGCCGACGACAGCTTCGGCGCACCAGGTGGGCGACGAGTTGCGCACCGGCTTCCCGACCGACTCCGTCACCAACATCACGCTGGTGCTCCCCGACGTCGCGAACGTCACACCTGCCGAGCTGGCCGACTACTCGGCGCGATTGTCGGAAGTCCCGGATGTGCCGTGGGTGTCGTCACCGGCAGGCACCTTCGTCGCGGGCAAGCAGACCGGGCCACCCTCGGCGCCCACCGCGATCAAGGAGGGCAGTGCGTTCTTCACGGTGTCCAGCACCGCGCCGCTGTTCACCGACGCGTCACGGACCCAGCTCGAGCGCATCCACGCGGTGCCCGCACCGCACGGCACGACGGTCTGGCTGACCGGTACGGCCCAGATCAACACCGACATCGTCGACGCGGTGCTCGCGGTCTTCCCGCGGGTGCTGACGATCATCTGCGTCACGACGTTCGTGCTGCTGTTCCTGATGACGGGCAGCGTCGTGCTGCCGTTGAAGACGTTGGTGCTCAACGTGCTGTCGCTCAGCGCCGCGTTCGGGGCTCTGGTGTGGATCTTCCAGGACGGTCACCTCGGCGCGCTGGGTACCACGGCGACCGGAACCCTCGCCGTGACGTTGCCCGTGCTGTTCGGCTGCATCGCGTTCGGCCTGTCGATGGACTACGAGGTGTTCCTGCTGACCCGTATCCGCGAGTACTGGCTCGGCTCCGAAGAGACCACGCCGCGCGTCCGCAACGACGAAGCCGTCGCGCTGGGCCTGGCCCATACCGGCCGCGTCATCACGGCCGCCGCGCTGATCATGTCGATTTCGTTCGCGGCGCTCATCGCGGCGCAGGTGTCGTTCATGCGGATGTTCGGGGTGGGCCTGACCATCGCGGTCCTCGTGGATGCCACCCTGGTGCGGCTCGTGCTGGTCCCGGCCTTCATGCACGTGATGGGCCAGGCCAACTGGTGGGCGCCCAAGCCGCTGGCCCGGCTGCACAGCCGGTTCGGTATCACCGAGGCGCCTCACGACGAGCCCGCGCTCGGACGCCACCGCATGCCGGATGCGCCGAAGCCGGCCACCTCTGTCGGTGCATAG